A genome region from Salvia splendens isolate huo1 chromosome 19, SspV2, whole genome shotgun sequence includes the following:
- the LOC121779340 gene encoding rust resistance kinase Lr10-like isoform X1, with product MVKYSFIIIMYPMFLQLPIHLEMMWHLNSYSLVRFTSMSDYELHRCCLSYEDLEKFMFLFGVISSMIICAPRIIIGPFAVWFLIYKFRRRRYSTYDAIESYLQGDNKLVPIRYSYLDLKRMTKGFQEKLGEGGYGSVYKGKLRSGLHVAVKLLEKSGGNGPDFMNEIATIGRIHHVNVVTLVGYCAQGSKRALVYDFMPNGSLEKYLFNRQEKSSLNWDTKFEIAVGAARGIEYLHRGCDVQILHLDIKPHNILLDGKFVPKISDFGLAKFFSIDKKAVTMTAARGTIGYVAPELISRSIGEVSYKADVYSFGMLLVEMVNLKKDLVGVNDGLDQYFPNWIYECFNQSKEIEMLKAIEGVGYDDDSIRDIALKLTIVALWCIQMNPNDRPSMSMVLKMLEGNVQRLQIPRYPSQSNNIVINVDQSEISYSTSSMLATL from the coding sequence ATGGTCAAATATTCGTTCATTATCATCATGTATCCGATGTTCTTGCAGTTACCTATTCATTTGGAGATGATGTGGCACCTAAATTCATATTCACTGGTGCGCTTTACATCTATGTCTGATTATGAATTGCATCGGTGCTGTCTTTCATAtgaagatttggagaaatttatgtttttgtttggTGTCATCTCGAGTATGATCATATGTGCACCAAGGATCATCATTGGTCCTTTCGCTGTGTGGTTTCTGATTTACAAATTCCGAAGAAGGCGTTATTCCACATATGATGCTATAGAAAGCTACCTACAAGGCGATAACAAACTCGTGCCAATAAGGTACTCGTATTTGGATCTGAAAAGGATGACTAAAGGTTTCCAAGAAAAACTGGGTGAAGGAGGCTACGGTTCTGTTTACAAAGGGAAGCTCCGAAGTGGCCTTCATGTAGCAGTTAAACTGTTGGAGAAATCCGGAGGAAATGGGCCAGATTTTATGAATGAAATAGCAACTATTGGAAGGATACACCATGTCAATGTAGTGACATTGGTGGGCTATTGTGCACAAGGCTCCAAGCGTGCCCTTGTCTATGATTTCATGCCAAATGGTTCCCTCGAAAAGTACCTTTTTAATCGACAAGAAAAGAGTTCCTTAAATTGGGACACTAAGTTTGAGATTGCGGTGGGAGCTGCTCGAGGGATTGAGTATTTACATCGAGGGTGTGATGTTCAGATCTTACATTTGGACATCAAACCTCATAATATACTTCTTGATGGCAAGTTTGTACCCAAAATATCTGATTTTGGGCTGGCAAAGTTTTTCTCCATAGATAAGAAAGCAGTGACCATGACCGCTGCTAGAGGAACCATAGGGTATGTTGCTCCAGAACTAATTAGCAGGAGTATTGGGGAAGTGTCGTACAAGGCTGATGTGTATAGTTTCGGGATGTTGTTGGTGGAAATGGTAAACTTAAAGAAAGACTTGGTAGGAGTGAATGATGGTCTAGATCAGTATTTTCCAAATTGGATTTATGAGTGTTTTAACCAAAGCAAAGAAATTGAAATGCTCAAAGCTATTGAAGGTGTTGGCTACGATGATGATAGCATTAGGGATATTGCTCTGAAGTTGACGATAGTTGCATTGTGGTGCATACAAATGAATCCAAATGATCGTCCATCAATGAGTATGGTATTGAAAATGTTGGAAGGTAATGTTCAACGTCTACAGATTCCTAGGTACCCATCTCAGTCCAACAATATTGTTATTAATGTCGATCAATCTGAGATTTCATATTCCACTAGCTCTATGTTGGCTACCTTATGA
- the LOC121779340 gene encoding rust resistance kinase Lr10-like isoform X2 encodes MMWHLNSYSLVRFTSMSDYELHRCCLSYEDLEKFMFLFGVISSMIICAPRIIIGPFAVWFLIYKFRRRRYSTYDAIESYLQGDNKLVPIRYSYLDLKRMTKGFQEKLGEGGYGSVYKGKLRSGLHVAVKLLEKSGGNGPDFMNEIATIGRIHHVNVVTLVGYCAQGSKRALVYDFMPNGSLEKYLFNRQEKSSLNWDTKFEIAVGAARGIEYLHRGCDVQILHLDIKPHNILLDGKFVPKISDFGLAKFFSIDKKAVTMTAARGTIGYVAPELISRSIGEVSYKADVYSFGMLLVEMVNLKKDLVGVNDGLDQYFPNWIYECFNQSKEIEMLKAIEGVGYDDDSIRDIALKLTIVALWCIQMNPNDRPSMSMVLKMLEGNVQRLQIPRYPSQSNNIVINVDQSEISYSTSSMLATL; translated from the coding sequence ATGATGTGGCACCTAAATTCATATTCACTGGTGCGCTTTACATCTATGTCTGATTATGAATTGCATCGGTGCTGTCTTTCATAtgaagatttggagaaatttatgtttttgtttggTGTCATCTCGAGTATGATCATATGTGCACCAAGGATCATCATTGGTCCTTTCGCTGTGTGGTTTCTGATTTACAAATTCCGAAGAAGGCGTTATTCCACATATGATGCTATAGAAAGCTACCTACAAGGCGATAACAAACTCGTGCCAATAAGGTACTCGTATTTGGATCTGAAAAGGATGACTAAAGGTTTCCAAGAAAAACTGGGTGAAGGAGGCTACGGTTCTGTTTACAAAGGGAAGCTCCGAAGTGGCCTTCATGTAGCAGTTAAACTGTTGGAGAAATCCGGAGGAAATGGGCCAGATTTTATGAATGAAATAGCAACTATTGGAAGGATACACCATGTCAATGTAGTGACATTGGTGGGCTATTGTGCACAAGGCTCCAAGCGTGCCCTTGTCTATGATTTCATGCCAAATGGTTCCCTCGAAAAGTACCTTTTTAATCGACAAGAAAAGAGTTCCTTAAATTGGGACACTAAGTTTGAGATTGCGGTGGGAGCTGCTCGAGGGATTGAGTATTTACATCGAGGGTGTGATGTTCAGATCTTACATTTGGACATCAAACCTCATAATATACTTCTTGATGGCAAGTTTGTACCCAAAATATCTGATTTTGGGCTGGCAAAGTTTTTCTCCATAGATAAGAAAGCAGTGACCATGACCGCTGCTAGAGGAACCATAGGGTATGTTGCTCCAGAACTAATTAGCAGGAGTATTGGGGAAGTGTCGTACAAGGCTGATGTGTATAGTTTCGGGATGTTGTTGGTGGAAATGGTAAACTTAAAGAAAGACTTGGTAGGAGTGAATGATGGTCTAGATCAGTATTTTCCAAATTGGATTTATGAGTGTTTTAACCAAAGCAAAGAAATTGAAATGCTCAAAGCTATTGAAGGTGTTGGCTACGATGATGATAGCATTAGGGATATTGCTCTGAAGTTGACGATAGTTGCATTGTGGTGCATACAAATGAATCCAAATGATCGTCCATCAATGAGTATGGTATTGAAAATGTTGGAAGGTAATGTTCAACGTCTACAGATTCCTAGGTACCCATCTCAGTCCAACAATATTGTTATTAATGTCGATCAATCTGAGATTTCATATTCCACTAGCTCTATGTTGGCTACCTTATGA
- the LOC121779143 gene encoding rust resistance kinase Lr10-like: MNKFRRRLLSSFEGVESFLQSNNKLAPIRYSYSDIKKMTKNFEDKLGQGGFGSVYKGKLRSGHLVAVKLLGKSTRNGQDFINEIATIGRIHHVNVVQLVGYCAERSKRALIYDFMPNGSLDKYIFNQEKASSLRLKWDMKFKIAVQVARGIEYLHHGCDIQILHFDIKPHNILLDDKFVPKISDFGLAKLCAANKQAVTLTAARGTIGYVAPELINRSIGAVSYKADVYSFGMLLMEIVNLNKDLTRNNDESSKYFPNWIYDHLNEGRNIDTGNIDENDDRNIGRKMTIVALWCIQMCSDNRPSMNKVLEMLEGDAEHLKIPNYPAYMAGYEKKNWVTPTDSNVSLSLLHDNNDSNIIEIISNA, encoded by the coding sequence atgaACAAATTCCGAAGAAGGCTTTTGTCCTCTTTCGAGGGAGTAGAGTCATTCCTACAAAGTAACAACAAACTTGCTCCAATTAGATATTCCTATTCGGACATAAAGAAGATGACTAAGAATTTTGAAGATAAACTAGGCCAAGGAGGCTTTGGTTCTGTTTATAAAGGAAAGCTTCGTAGTGGTCATCTTGTAGCAGTCAAATTGCTTGGAAAATCCACAAGAAATGGGCAAGACTTCATCAATGAAATAGCAACTATCGGAAGGATCCATCATGTAAATGTTGTCCAACTTGTTGGATATTGTGCTGAAAGATCCAAGCGTGCTCTTATTTATGATTTCATGCCAAATGGTTCCCTTGACAAGTACATTTTCAATCAAGAAAAAGCATCTTCATTAAGATTGAAGTGGGACATGAAATTTAAGATTGCAGTTCAAGTGGCTCGAGGGATTGAGTACTTGCACCATGGTTGTGACATCCAGATATTACATTTTGACATCAAACCTCATAATATACTTCTTGATGATAAGTTCGTcccaaaaatatcagattttggGCTTGCAAAACTATGTGCCGCAAACAAGCAGGCAGTGACATTGACGGCTGCTAGAGGAACTATTGGGTATGTTGCTCCTGAACTTATCAATAGAAGTATTGGTGCAGTGTCTTACAAGGCTGATGTGTATAGCTTCGGGATGTTGTTGATGGAAATAGTAAACTTAAATAAAGACTTGACAAGGAACAATGATGAATCTAGTAAGTATTTTCCAAACTGGATATACGACCACTTGAACGAAGGTAGGAACATTGACACTGGAAATATTGATGAAAATGATGATAGAAACATTGGTCGGAAGATGACTATTGTCGCGTTATGGTGCATACAAATGTGTTCAGACAATCGTCCATCAATGAATAAGGTGTTGGAGATGTTAGAAGGTGATGCCGAACATTTGAAGATCCCTAATTACCCAGCGTATATGGCaggatatgagaaaaaaaactGGGTTACGCCTACAGATTCAAATGTTTCCTTATCATTGTTGCATGATAACAATGATAGCAATATTATTGAGATTATTAGTAATGCTTGA
- the LOC121779144 gene encoding rust resistance kinase Lr10-like produces the protein MTKNFEEKLGQGGFGSVYKGKLRSGHLVAVKLLRKSGANGQDFINEIATIGRIHHVNIVELVGYCAERSKRALIFDFMPNGSLDKHIFNREKTSPMDWEMKFKIAVGVARGIKYLHHGCDIQILHFDIKPHNILLDDNFVPKISDFGLAKLCATNKEAVTLTAARGTIGYVAPELINRSIGKVSYKADVYSFGMLLMEMVSLNKHLRRNNDESSKYFPNWIYDHLSQGRDIDVGNVDENDNRNIVRKMTIVALWCIQMSPDNRPSMNKVLDMLEGDVEHLQIPNYPSQTVYMDKNEEECWNTDSYDSTSLLHDNNGRCIIEIVSNA, from the coding sequence ATGACTAAGAATTTTGAAGAAAAACTAGGCCAAGGGGGCTTCGGTTCTGTTTACAAAGGAAAGCTTCGAAGTGGCCATCTTGTAGCAGTCAAATTGCTCAGAAAATCCGGAGCAAATGGGCAAGACTTCATCAATGAAATAGCAACTATAGGGAGGATCCATCATGTAAACATTGTCGAACTTGTTGGATACTGCGCTGAAAGATCCAAGCGTGCTCTCATTTTTGATTTCATGCCAAATGGTTCCCTTGACAAGCACATCTTCAACCGAGAAAAAACTTCTCCAATGGATTGGGAAATGAAATTTAAGATTGCAGTTGGAGTGGCTCGAGGCATTAAGTATTTGCACCATGGTTGTGACATCCAGATCTTGCATTTTGACATCAAACCTCACAATATACTTCTTGATGATAATTTCGttccaaaaatatcagattttggGCTGGCAAAATTATGCGCCACAAATAAGGAGGCAGTGACATTGACGGCTGCTAGAGGAACCATAGGGTATGTTGCTCCTGAACTTATCAATAGAAGTATTGGTAAAGTGTCTTACAAGGCTGATGTGTATAGCTTTGGAATGTTGTTGATGGAAATGGTAAGTTTAAACAAACACTTGAGACGAAACAATGATGAATCTAGTAAGTATTTCCCAAATTGGATATACGACCACTTGAGCCAAGGTAGGGACATTGACGTTGGAAATGTTGATGAAAATGACAATAGAAACATTGTTCGGAAGATGACTATTGTTGCGTTATGGTGCATACAAATGAGTCCAGATAATCGTCCATCAATGAATAAGGTACTGGATATGTTAGAAGGTGATGTTGAACATCTGCAAATTCCTAATTATCCGTCACAGACAGTGTATATGGATAAAAATGAGGAAGAATGCTGGAATACAGATTCATATGATTCCACATCATTGTTGCATGATAACAATGGTAGGTGCATTATTGAGATAGTTAGCAATGCTTGA